Proteins encoded in a region of the Synechococcus sp. UW179A genome:
- the psb27 gene encoding photosystem II protein Psb27: protein MRIALQRLSRQLRGFTLALCLGLSLLLTACGDSVSTMTGDYVEDTVAVVHSLQTTLSLPSDAEGLQASEKEAHDLINDYMSRYRPKSRVNGLSSFTTMQTALNSLQGHYNTYTNRPVPEALRTRVEKELSKAEKAALRGT from the coding sequence ATGCGAATAGCGCTGCAACGCCTCAGCCGCCAACTCAGGGGGTTCACGCTGGCCCTATGCCTGGGTCTCTCTTTGTTGCTTACCGCCTGCGGCGACTCCGTTTCGACCATGACGGGAGACTACGTCGAAGACACAGTGGCAGTTGTTCATTCGCTGCAGACCACGCTTTCACTCCCCTCCGATGCTGAAGGATTGCAGGCCTCAGAAAAGGAAGCCCACGACCTCATCAATGACTACATGTCGAGGTATCGTCCAAAATCACGCGTGAATGGTCTCAGCTCCTTCACCACGATGCAGACGGCTCTAAATTCTCTGCAGGGTCACTACAACACCTACACCAATCGCCCCGTGCCAGAAGCCCTGCGCACTCGCGTCGAAAAAGAGCTGAGCAAAGCCGAAAAAGCCGCTCTTCGAGGCACCTGA
- a CDS encoding proline--tRNA ligase has translation MRVSRLSLVTLRNVPADAEIPSHQLLVRGGYIRRVGPGLYAYLPLMWRVLRKISTIVREELDSLGALETLLPQLQPAEPWERSGRWQGYTAGEGIMFHLEDRQGRRVGLGPTHEEVVTELAGELLRSYKQLPVTLYQIQTKFRDEIRPRFGLMRSREFIMKDAYSFHSEAADLEQTYALMAGAYARIFKRCGLNAVGVDADSGAIGGAASQEFMVIANAGEDLILSTPDGAYAANQEKAVSHPSPAEALPPGEERLFDTPHQASIEDLCSANNLSPCQTVKVLALLARLDDGREQPLLVSLRGDQELNEVKLTNAVTQRLGSSALEIAPITPEQLRQQGLKPLPFGAIGPHLEDSSLQGARSWENRFERLADPTALDVERFVCGANVSDQHRWGATWSSMPEQIRADLRNAKAGDRSLHNQEQILEERRGIEVGHIFQLGSKYSDALEARFTDKDGKQASLLMGCYGIGISRLAQAAVEQHHDDAGICWPVSIAPFQVIVVVANVQDDTQLALGESLYGSLQSKGVDALFDDRSERAGVKFKDADLIGIPWRIVVGREAESGRVEVVERSTRSNNTMSHQDAMTSVLEAVKVRPLL, from the coding sequence ATGCGCGTCTCCCGCCTGTCGCTGGTGACGTTGAGGAACGTGCCCGCAGACGCTGAAATTCCATCGCATCAATTACTTGTTCGTGGTGGTTACATCAGACGTGTTGGACCGGGTCTTTACGCCTACCTCCCCTTGATGTGGCGCGTGCTGCGCAAGATCAGCACGATCGTTCGTGAGGAGCTTGACAGCCTCGGTGCACTTGAAACACTGCTGCCGCAACTTCAACCTGCCGAACCATGGGAACGCAGCGGTCGATGGCAGGGCTACACCGCCGGCGAGGGCATCATGTTTCACCTGGAGGATCGCCAGGGCCGGCGTGTGGGCCTCGGTCCTACCCATGAAGAAGTGGTTACAGAACTCGCTGGAGAGCTGCTGCGCTCCTACAAACAGCTGCCGGTCACGCTTTATCAGATTCAGACCAAGTTCCGCGATGAGATCAGACCCCGTTTCGGGCTAATGCGCAGTCGGGAATTCATCATGAAAGACGCCTACTCCTTCCATTCCGAAGCAGCGGATCTGGAGCAGACCTATGCATTGATGGCCGGGGCTTATGCCCGCATCTTCAAGCGCTGCGGTCTCAATGCCGTTGGTGTAGACGCCGACAGCGGCGCCATTGGAGGAGCCGCTTCCCAGGAATTCATGGTGATAGCGAATGCGGGGGAAGACCTCATCCTCTCCACGCCCGACGGGGCCTACGCCGCCAATCAGGAAAAAGCGGTGTCGCATCCATCCCCAGCGGAAGCTTTGCCGCCGGGTGAGGAACGACTCTTCGATACGCCTCATCAGGCGTCGATTGAGGATCTCTGCTCTGCCAACAACCTCTCCCCTTGTCAAACCGTCAAGGTGCTGGCGCTCCTGGCCCGCTTGGACGATGGTCGAGAACAACCGCTGCTGGTCAGCCTGCGTGGCGACCAGGAACTGAATGAGGTCAAGTTGACCAATGCCGTGACCCAGCGACTGGGATCCTCTGCACTGGAAATTGCTCCGATCACCCCCGAGCAGCTCCGGCAACAGGGGCTCAAGCCCCTACCCTTCGGCGCCATTGGGCCGCACCTTGAAGACAGCTCGTTGCAGGGTGCCCGAAGCTGGGAAAACCGTTTTGAACGCCTAGCGGACCCAACCGCCCTGGATGTTGAGCGGTTTGTCTGCGGCGCCAACGTCTCAGACCAGCATCGCTGGGGGGCAACGTGGTCCTCAATGCCGGAACAGATCCGAGCTGATCTCCGCAATGCCAAGGCCGGAGATCGGTCTCTCCACAACCAAGAGCAGATTCTCGAGGAGCGCAGGGGCATCGAAGTGGGCCACATCTTCCAACTTGGAAGCAAATACTCCGACGCGCTCGAGGCCCGTTTCACCGACAAGGACGGCAAACAGGCTTCGCTGCTGATGGGTTGCTACGGCATTGGCATCTCTCGCCTCGCCCAAGCGGCAGTTGAACAGCATCACGATGACGCGGGGATCTGCTGGCCCGTGAGCATTGCGCCCTTTCAGGTGATTGTTGTTGTCGCGAACGTTCAGGACGACACACAGTTAGCTCTGGGAGAGTCTCTCTACGGATCGCTTCAATCCAAAGGGGTCGATGCACTCTTCGATGACCGCAGTGAACGAGCGGGAGTCAAATTCAAGGATGCCGATCTGATCGGAATCCCCTGGCGCATCGTTGTGGGTCGCGAAGCCGAATCCGGCCGAGTCGAGGTCGTGGAACGATCCACCCGCTCCAACAACACCATGTCGCATCAGGACGCAATGACCTCTGTGCTCGAGGCCGTCAAGGTTCGCCCGCTGCTTTAG
- a CDS encoding resolvase produces MFPRPLEVSVPAVSESSDFRSDPASVLSQSDALVGIDDVQKSLNRSRASVYRYTNTDPRNLNPVFNPRKLNPEYRSDQKDPLLFHPNEVARFAKDVLRIKEVTVEVLNSPSTATQQVLGAILDELRLIRSRLDGLPEAPSDLASRRDRQERPAA; encoded by the coding sequence ATGTTTCCTCGGCCGTTAGAAGTTTCAGTACCGGCCGTGAGTGAATCTTCGGATTTTCGGAGTGATCCTGCCAGTGTTCTTTCCCAGTCGGATGCGTTGGTTGGAATTGATGATGTTCAGAAGTCGCTGAACAGATCGCGTGCATCTGTGTATCGCTACACCAACACCGATCCGCGCAACCTCAACCCCGTTTTTAATCCCCGCAAACTCAATCCTGAATACAGAAGCGATCAAAAAGATCCTCTCCTGTTTCATCCCAATGAGGTCGCCCGATTTGCCAAGGATGTCCTGAGGATCAAGGAGGTCACCGTTGAGGTCCTCAATTCACCTTCAACGGCCACACAGCAGGTCCTCGGAGCCATTCTCGATGAGCTGCGTTTGATCAGATCCCGCCTTGATGGCCTCCCCGAGGCTCCCTCTGACCTGGCATCGCGCCGCGATCGTCAGGAGCGTCCTGCTGCATAA
- a CDS encoding inorganic diphosphatase encodes MDLRALTPSPSPGLVNLIVEIPAGSSNKYEYFAEAGVMALDRVLHSSVRYPFDYGFIPNTLAEDGSPLDAMVIMAEPTFAGCLIQARPIGVLDMHDMGHYDGKILCVPVADPRQKGIQSILQIAPSQLEDVAEFFRTYKNMEGRVTEIGGWRDVDAVQPLLETCVQAASA; translated from the coding sequence ATGGATCTCAGGGCTCTTACCCCATCTCCGTCTCCAGGACTGGTGAATCTGATCGTTGAGATTCCAGCGGGAAGCAGCAACAAATATGAATACTTTGCTGAAGCTGGAGTGATGGCCCTTGATCGGGTTCTTCATTCATCGGTCAGATATCCATTCGATTACGGCTTTATTCCCAACACCCTGGCCGAGGATGGATCACCTCTCGATGCCATGGTGATCATGGCCGAACCCACTTTCGCGGGATGCCTGATTCAGGCCCGACCCATCGGGGTGCTGGATATGCATGACATGGGTCATTACGACGGCAAGATTCTTTGCGTGCCTGTTGCTGATCCACGTCAGAAAGGTATTCAGAGCATCCTGCAGATCGCGCCCAGTCAACTTGAGGATGTTGCTGAGTTTTTCCGCACCTACAAAAACATGGAAGGTCGTGTGACGGAGATCGGTGGCTGGCGCGATGTTGATGCGGTTCAGCCTTTGCTTGAAACATGTGTCCAGGCGGCTTCCGCTTGA
- a CDS encoding 2Fe-2S iron-sulfur cluster-binding protein has translation MPTIRFEQEGQQIGCIEGANLRKAALSAGVNPYKGLNNLNNCGGVGQCGTCVIEVLEGAQNLSPLSDVEEVYLADRPANYRLSCRTTVNGDVTIRTRPGDGVGQGSNSLVGAVKSLLGR, from the coding sequence GTGCCCACCATCCGTTTTGAGCAGGAAGGCCAGCAAATAGGTTGTATCGAGGGTGCCAACCTGCGCAAAGCGGCTCTCTCAGCAGGTGTCAACCCTTACAAAGGTTTGAACAACCTCAACAACTGTGGTGGCGTCGGTCAGTGTGGAACCTGCGTGATCGAAGTTCTTGAAGGTGCCCAGAACCTTTCCCCCCTCAGTGATGTCGAGGAGGTTTACCTGGCTGACCGTCCTGCCAACTATCGCCTCAGTTGTCGGACCACCGTCAATGGTGATGTGACCATTCGGACACGTCCCGGAGACGGTGTGGGTCAGGGCTCTAACAGTCTTGTTGGGGCTGTTAAGAGCCTTCTCGGTCGATAG
- a CDS encoding arsenate reductase family protein: MAGFTVFSYPRCSTCRKALAWLEVEGLKHDVIDITLAPPSLELLHLAFRQFGQVKPLFNTSGQSYRAIGAEAVKKMSDEQALQALAADGKLIKRPFVQCPDGRFLVGFKPEVWSELLRH; this comes from the coding sequence GTGGCTGGTTTCACAGTGTTCAGCTATCCCCGCTGCAGCACCTGTCGAAAAGCCCTTGCGTGGCTTGAAGTTGAGGGATTGAAGCACGACGTGATTGATATCACCCTTGCTCCGCCATCGCTCGAACTTCTCCATCTGGCATTCAGGCAGTTCGGACAGGTCAAGCCGTTGTTCAATACAAGTGGTCAGAGCTACAGGGCTATTGGTGCGGAGGCGGTCAAAAAGATGAGCGATGAGCAGGCGCTTCAAGCACTTGCGGCAGACGGAAAACTGATCAAGCGACCTTTTGTTCAATGTCCGGATGGTCGATTTCTGGTCGGTTTCAAGCCAGAGGTTTGGTCTGAGTTGCTTCGGCACTGA
- the lepB gene encoding signal peptidase I — translation MPDAQHDAPPPKADSQSDSSSAPTKSQGQKGHPFWDFWGPVIFTLALYLGIRHYVAEARFIPSGSMLPGLQIQDRLLVEKLSYATRGPKRGEIVVFNSPHAFDPALKTAGSPPPFLCALANFPLLGLIPGLGHPACDAYIKRVVAVGGDQVSVNPRGEVRVNGDPVDEPYVTKYCPVDEQGMSLCRTLNVTVPEGHVLALGDNRSNSWDGRYWPGGPFLPEDQIIGRALWRFWPLNRLGSLGS, via the coding sequence TTGCCAGACGCCCAGCACGACGCTCCGCCTCCAAAAGCTGATTCTCAATCGGATTCGTCTTCGGCTCCCACCAAGTCGCAGGGCCAGAAAGGACATCCGTTTTGGGATTTCTGGGGACCTGTGATCTTCACCCTGGCTCTGTATCTCGGGATCCGCCATTACGTGGCTGAAGCACGATTCATCCCTTCCGGTTCGATGCTTCCAGGTCTACAGATCCAGGACCGGCTGCTGGTTGAAAAACTTTCCTACGCCACACGAGGCCCAAAGCGTGGAGAGATTGTTGTGTTCAACTCGCCGCATGCTTTTGATCCAGCGTTGAAAACCGCTGGCTCCCCACCACCATTCCTCTGTGCTCTGGCCAACTTCCCTCTTTTGGGTTTGATCCCCGGTCTTGGCCACCCTGCCTGCGATGCCTACATCAAGCGGGTTGTCGCTGTGGGTGGAGATCAGGTCTCAGTGAACCCGCGGGGGGAAGTCCGCGTGAATGGAGATCCCGTGGATGAGCCCTATGTCACCAAATACTGCCCGGTTGATGAACAGGGAATGAGTCTCTGCCGCACGCTGAATGTGACGGTGCCTGAAGGGCATGTGCTTGCACTGGGCGACAACCGCAGCAACAGCTGGGATGGACGCTACTGGCCAGGTGGTCCGTTCTTGCCTGAGGATCAAATCATTGGCCGAGCGCTCTGGAGGTTCTGGCCTCTCAATCGGCTGGGCTCGCTGGGCTCCTGA
- a CDS encoding dihydroorotase has product MNEMILLDPVRVLVGPDQPLQEQGAALLCEGRLEALGEMAREAARSAGIASRDAGHQLLAPCLVDVHSFLPEPFQGQGETLESLVRSAAAGGYGQIALLPEASGNRRERPDRLRGFELSNCDLAVHLWGGFSQEGKGEHLTAHADLIEAGAVGLSDGDSMPPVPLLDRALTLGESGSSPVLIPPLNAVLRGEGLLRESPEALRAGWPTDPLSSETLPLSQLAQLQQEHPQRKLMLMSLSTAAGVDLLQRSTLPPAATVSWWHVLTSNCSSAATAASWFVSPSLGNRRDRDALIEGLSTGLIQAIAVHASPLDDEECLLPPDQRQRGIAGHQHVLPSLWQALVVSNGWTAERLWDVLSFGPSRLLGVEEERLILGSNRWLLFDPKVTWTPTRSDPWASRAANQPCLDRPLSGRVLQCGLRSPASPAD; this is encoded by the coding sequence ATGAACGAGATGATCCTGCTCGACCCCGTGAGGGTGCTGGTCGGGCCCGACCAGCCGCTGCAGGAGCAGGGTGCGGCCCTGCTCTGTGAGGGACGTCTCGAGGCACTCGGCGAAATGGCCCGCGAAGCGGCTCGATCAGCGGGCATCGCCTCGAGGGATGCCGGGCATCAGCTGCTGGCTCCATGCCTGGTCGATGTTCATTCCTTTCTGCCAGAACCATTCCAGGGCCAAGGCGAAACACTTGAAAGCCTCGTACGCTCAGCCGCTGCAGGCGGTTATGGACAGATTGCTCTACTGCCGGAGGCGTCAGGGAATCGTCGTGAGCGGCCTGATCGGCTGCGCGGATTTGAGCTGTCCAACTGTGACTTGGCTGTCCATCTCTGGGGCGGCTTCAGTCAGGAAGGCAAGGGAGAACACCTGACTGCTCATGCCGACCTGATCGAGGCAGGCGCCGTGGGCCTGTCGGATGGCGACAGCATGCCGCCGGTCCCCTTGCTCGACCGCGCCCTCACCCTTGGCGAGTCAGGTTCATCACCTGTTCTGATCCCACCCCTTAATGCCGTTCTGCGCGGGGAGGGGCTACTTCGGGAAAGCCCCGAAGCACTGAGAGCAGGCTGGCCCACTGATCCTCTGAGCAGCGAAACATTGCCCCTCAGCCAGCTTGCTCAGCTTCAGCAGGAGCACCCACAGCGCAAGCTGATGCTGATGAGTCTGTCGACCGCAGCAGGCGTTGATCTCCTCCAGCGGTCGACGTTGCCTCCTGCGGCGACCGTGAGTTGGTGGCACGTGTTGACGAGCAACTGCTCCAGTGCAGCCACGGCAGCCTCGTGGTTTGTTTCTCCGTCCCTTGGCAACAGAAGAGATCGCGATGCACTCATTGAAGGCCTAAGCACTGGCCTGATCCAGGCGATAGCCGTGCATGCATCACCGCTGGATGATGAAGAGTGCCTGCTACCTCCTGATCAACGCCAACGTGGAATTGCCGGTCACCAACACGTGCTTCCCTCTCTCTGGCAAGCGCTTGTGGTGTCGAACGGCTGGACAGCTGAACGTCTCTGGGACGTGCTCAGCTTCGGGCCCTCACGACTGCTGGGAGTTGAAGAGGAACGTCTCATCCTGGGAAGCAATCGCTGGCTTCTGTTTGATCCGAAGGTGACCTGGACACCCACCCGATCGGATCCATGGGCTTCACGAGCAGCCAATCAGCCATGCCTCGATAGGCCTTTGAGTGGACGCGTTCTGCAATGCGGCCTCAGGAGCCCAGCGAGCCCAGCCGATTGA
- a CDS encoding histidine phosphatase family protein yields the protein MPLRLLLVRHGLSSFNVERRIQGRDDLSTLTASGQEQARRLGQALVDVPIKAVYSSPLKRAASTAAGILETRDDGLEPSFDDGLLEIDLEPWSGLTAAERSERFPDEFATWKRKPETLELTRKDGSRYRPYEELMTQARRFLDELVRRHPITSDETVLLVGHNAILRCLIVTMLGDPERGFRRLRLDNASLSIFNLSSSDNGHQVQIECLNSTAHLEPPLPAKGAGSRLILVRHGETNWNREGRFQGQIDIPLNNNGHAQAEAARGFLQDVSLQKAYSSSMSRPRETAEGILKSHPGISITLTDGLMEIGHGLWEGKLESEISTDWGDLLEEWKRTPDTVQMPEGETIQDVWNRSVDSWNAIASSLDSTETALVVAHDAVNKTILCHLLGLTPADIWAVKQGNGGVTVVDMPSEPGQPAVVACLNLTSHLGGVLDRTAAGAL from the coding sequence GTGCCCCTGCGTCTTCTCCTCGTTCGCCATGGTCTCAGCAGCTTCAATGTGGAGCGGAGGATCCAGGGGCGAGACGATCTCTCCACCCTCACTGCCTCTGGACAGGAGCAGGCTCGTCGGCTCGGGCAGGCGCTTGTCGATGTCCCTATCAAGGCGGTTTACAGCTCTCCACTTAAACGGGCTGCATCCACAGCGGCGGGAATCCTTGAAACCCGTGACGACGGACTTGAGCCCAGCTTCGATGATGGCCTCCTGGAGATTGATCTCGAACCGTGGAGTGGACTAACTGCGGCTGAACGATCGGAACGTTTCCCAGACGAATTCGCCACCTGGAAACGGAAGCCGGAGACTTTGGAGCTAACCAGGAAGGACGGGAGCCGTTACCGCCCCTACGAAGAATTGATGACACAGGCCCGTCGTTTCCTGGACGAGCTGGTCAGGCGACACCCCATCACCAGCGATGAAACCGTGCTGCTGGTGGGGCACAACGCCATTCTGCGCTGCTTGATCGTGACCATGCTGGGAGATCCGGAACGGGGCTTCCGTCGACTCCGCCTCGACAATGCCTCACTGTCGATCTTCAATCTCAGCTCAAGCGACAATGGCCATCAGGTTCAAATCGAGTGCCTGAACAGCACCGCACACCTTGAGCCCCCACTTCCCGCCAAAGGCGCAGGATCACGGCTCATCCTTGTTCGACACGGCGAGACGAACTGGAATCGAGAAGGTCGCTTCCAGGGGCAAATTGACATCCCTCTCAACAACAATGGGCATGCCCAGGCGGAGGCTGCGAGGGGCTTTCTGCAGGATGTGTCGTTGCAGAAGGCCTACAGCAGTTCGATGTCGCGCCCGCGCGAAACGGCTGAAGGCATCCTGAAATCCCATCCAGGCATCTCCATCACGCTCACGGACGGGCTGATGGAAATCGGTCATGGCCTCTGGGAAGGCAAACTTGAATCCGAAATCAGCACCGACTGGGGCGATCTGCTTGAGGAGTGGAAACGCACACCAGACACGGTGCAGATGCCTGAAGGAGAAACCATCCAGGACGTCTGGAATCGCTCCGTTGACAGCTGGAATGCGATTGCATCCAGCCTCGATTCGACAGAAACCGCTTTGGTGGTGGCCCATGACGCTGTCAACAAAACAATCCTCTGCCATCTTCTGGGTCTCACCCCTGCTGACATCTGGGCCGTGAAACAGGGCAACGGAGGCGTCACGGTGGTCGACATGCCATCCGAACCGGGGCAGCCTGCAGTGGTTGCATGCCTGAACCTCACCTCCCACCTCGGCGGTGTGCTGGATCGCACGGCAGCTGGAGCGCTCTGA
- a CDS encoding CPBP family intramembrane glutamic endopeptidase codes for MTSPPSGRSTAAPSWKVLLALLSLLLATTVWALGLVDSFAKPSVAPALSLEQQELTLLAEPQIPPFLRTLLLGTDASDSLLSSLRQIPLDRLDDRQKILFTALETDPELRSSLQQVDLESSDLLQLQRALAKDDSRNVSVDERSRLLLLTSDPLNRRLACEALGGEEESCLDQASAKRAARRLVISELLPIVALLLGGLLLLRHLWQLLRRRLPSWPTLLAPPLGVLDMVLLVAGGFVVLGEVLMPLLVIPISSAFTRGLSAPLTQGINVFLGYVALAGPPLLILRQQLGQLDRAQMPPQGWLQWRIQPLGSALLQGARGWLMVLPPVVLSGWLITRLIGDQGGSNPLLEIVLNSQDPLALSLLSITAVVLAPLFEETIFRGVLLPVLGQFLGRLGGVLVSALVFAVAHLSIGELAPLLVLGLGLGLLRLSTGRLLPCVVMHALWNGVTFLNLVLLGG; via the coding sequence GTGACCAGCCCACCCTCCGGACGTTCAACAGCTGCCCCGTCCTGGAAGGTGCTGCTTGCCCTTCTATCGCTGCTGCTAGCCACCACCGTGTGGGCGCTAGGGCTGGTGGACAGTTTCGCTAAACCTTCTGTTGCTCCTGCACTGTCGTTGGAGCAGCAAGAGCTGACGCTGCTGGCAGAACCCCAGATTCCCCCGTTTCTGCGAACGCTTCTGCTTGGAACGGATGCCTCTGACTCCCTGCTGAGCAGCCTGCGACAAATTCCACTGGATCGGCTGGATGACCGCCAGAAGATTTTGTTCACTGCTTTGGAGACGGACCCAGAGCTTCGGAGCAGCCTCCAGCAGGTGGATCTCGAATCGAGTGATTTGCTTCAGCTTCAGAGGGCTCTTGCGAAAGACGACAGTCGCAATGTCTCGGTGGATGAGCGTTCCAGGCTGCTGCTGCTCACTTCCGACCCATTAAATCGTCGACTCGCCTGTGAGGCACTCGGTGGTGAAGAGGAGAGCTGTCTCGATCAGGCCTCTGCCAAGAGGGCTGCACGCCGGCTGGTGATCAGCGAGCTGCTTCCCATCGTGGCTCTGCTGCTCGGTGGACTGTTGCTGTTACGCCATTTATGGCAATTGCTGCGTCGTCGACTGCCGTCCTGGCCGACTCTGCTCGCTCCTCCGCTCGGGGTTCTGGACATGGTGCTGCTTGTGGCGGGCGGCTTCGTGGTGCTCGGGGAGGTGTTGATGCCTCTGTTGGTGATCCCGATCTCCTCCGCTTTCACGCGTGGCCTTTCAGCACCATTGACGCAGGGCATCAACGTGTTTCTCGGTTATGTCGCCTTGGCAGGACCTCCGCTGCTGATCCTGCGTCAGCAGCTGGGGCAGCTTGACCGTGCGCAGATGCCTCCGCAAGGATGGCTGCAGTGGCGGATTCAGCCTCTGGGCAGTGCCCTGCTTCAGGGGGCCCGCGGCTGGCTGATGGTTTTACCTCCCGTTGTTTTGAGCGGCTGGTTGATCACTCGTCTGATCGGCGATCAGGGCGGCAGCAACCCATTGCTCGAGATCGTCCTCAACAGTCAGGACCCCCTTGCCCTATCCCTGCTCTCTATCACAGCTGTTGTTCTGGCCCCGTTGTTTGAAGAAACGATCTTCCGCGGCGTGCTGCTGCCTGTGCTGGGCCAGTTTCTCGGTCGATTAGGTGGCGTGCTGGTGAGTGCTCTGGTCTTTGCCGTAGCTCATCTCAGCATCGGTGAACTGGCGCCTCTGCTGGTGCTCGGCCTTGGTCTTGGCCTGCTGCGTCTTAGCACTGGCCGCCTGCTTCCCTGTGTGGTGATGCATGCCCTTTGGAACGGCGTGACCTTCCTGAATCTCGTGTTGCTAGGCGGCTGA
- a CDS encoding penicillin-binding protein 2, protein MGRSTKPTRPGASRQRRRVVPLEPVPAGRMRSVFALLCLGLVGLMGRMAWLQVFQASELEARARLVQTQRTKPLGTRRPIVDRTGRLVALDEERYRLWLHPRYFNLPGDAPTLIRPPADVAARLAPLLALTEAEILKRIGDRPSGIKLIEGLDPETASTIRSAGISGVDLESYPHRVYPQGDLFANVVGFLNQDREPQAGLEQSRHNELQRHEQARSLRRGADGTPLPDNLDAGVFFGDDLRLQLTLDARLQAVAAKALAAQIKTWKAQKGVAIVMDVTNGELLALASVPTYDPNSYWSFPAGRFREWSVQDLYEPGSTFKPINLALALQENAIQTTGRVQDSGSVTIGGWPINNHDRRANGLIDFATVLQVSSNVGMVQAMRNLPSSTYWDWLSRLGLDARPDTDLPGAVAGQLKTKEQFTTQPIEPATASFGQGFSLTPLKLVQLHALLANGGRLVSPHITRGLRAGDALAPPGSRQGKPLLKPEVTQTVMAWMESVVEQGSGKGVRTPGYRIGGKTGTAQKALNGVYVPGALICSFVATLPVDDPKYVVLVVVDEPQGDHAYGSTVALPVAKSIIDGLLVIEKIPPSTARKSAPAQAG, encoded by the coding sequence ATGGGCCGTTCCACCAAGCCCACCCGGCCAGGCGCCAGTCGTCAGCGCAGAAGGGTTGTGCCTCTGGAGCCAGTCCCGGCAGGACGAATGCGCTCGGTGTTCGCGCTTCTATGTCTTGGTCTTGTTGGCCTAATGGGTAGAATGGCTTGGCTGCAGGTGTTTCAGGCCAGCGAACTCGAGGCTCGTGCCCGTTTAGTACAGACTCAGCGCACCAAGCCACTGGGGACCCGTCGGCCGATTGTTGACCGCACCGGGCGATTGGTCGCTCTTGACGAAGAGCGCTACCGCCTATGGCTACATCCGCGCTACTTCAATCTTCCCGGTGATGCTCCAACGCTGATTCGCCCTCCTGCCGATGTCGCGGCACGATTAGCGCCTTTGCTCGCACTCACTGAGGCGGAGATCCTGAAGCGTATCGGCGATCGTCCCTCCGGGATCAAGCTGATTGAAGGTCTGGATCCCGAGACTGCATCAACAATCCGCTCAGCTGGTATCTCCGGAGTTGATCTGGAGTCCTACCCGCACCGTGTTTATCCCCAGGGTGATTTGTTCGCCAACGTCGTCGGCTTTCTCAATCAGGATCGAGAACCTCAGGCAGGGCTTGAACAAAGCCGACACAACGAACTTCAGCGCCATGAACAGGCCCGAAGCCTTCGCAGAGGAGCCGATGGCACTCCGCTGCCAGACAATCTCGATGCTGGAGTCTTTTTCGGGGATGATCTGCGACTTCAGCTCACCCTCGATGCACGTCTACAGGCTGTTGCCGCGAAGGCCCTTGCCGCACAGATCAAAACCTGGAAAGCCCAGAAAGGGGTTGCCATTGTCATGGATGTCACCAATGGCGAGTTGCTGGCGCTGGCATCCGTTCCCACGTACGACCCGAACAGCTACTGGAGTTTTCCGGCAGGTCGTTTCCGGGAATGGTCGGTTCAGGACCTCTATGAACCCGGATCGACGTTCAAGCCCATCAACCTGGCGCTGGCTCTGCAGGAAAATGCCATTCAGACAACAGGACGTGTTCAGGACAGCGGTTCCGTCACGATCGGTGGCTGGCCGATTAACAACCACGACCGGCGAGCCAATGGTCTGATCGACTTCGCCACGGTGCTGCAGGTGTCTAGCAACGTCGGCATGGTTCAAGCCATGCGTAATTTGCCCTCCTCCACCTACTGGGACTGGCTGAGCCGCCTCGGGTTGGACGCACGGCCTGACACAGATTTGCCCGGAGCCGTTGCCGGTCAGCTCAAAACCAAGGAGCAGTTCACCACCCAGCCGATCGAGCCAGCCACAGCGTCCTTCGGCCAGGGATTCTCGCTAACACCGTTGAAGCTTGTGCAGCTCCACGCCTTACTCGCCAACGGCGGCCGTCTTGTCAGCCCCCATATCACCCGAGGATTGAGAGCCGGCGATGCGCTGGCTCCGCCTGGATCGCGTCAGGGCAAGCCATTGCTGAAACCTGAGGTCACCCAGACAGTGATGGCCTGGATGGAATCGGTGGTTGAGCAAGGGAGCGGCAAGGGCGTCAGAACGCCGGGGTACCGCATCGGTGGCAAGACTGGAACCGCTCAGAAGGCCCTGAACGGCGTTTACGTTCCCGGCGCTCTGATCTGCAGCTTTGTGGCGACCCTTCCCGTCGATGATCCGAAATATGTCGTGCTGGTGGTGGTGGATGAGCCCCAGGGAGACCATGCCTACGGATCCACAGTGGCT